In Planctomycetota bacterium, a genomic segment contains:
- a CDS encoding class I SAM-dependent methyltransferase: protein MATPHAAPASPQPGWPELAGRLRCSRCQAGPLEAAEGGLRCRSCGAEHPIAEGVLVMAPPAAGRADGVVQQELEDWERNAEFYLREPRSPLFGLLHAAKRRTYALGGEPRLLVLDLGGGTGYFSRELVAQGHAAVTLDFSARMLRLGREAYGLPLAMQCAVPPLPFADASLDAVVANGVLHHCKAQDALAATVSEIHRVLKPRGLLLVYDRNGAFLGRHLHHFVLGVKRSLEKRRRFGASSSGAEPDFNDADVRTLTGAGFAIERRRYVSTLWTFSAIVATNCIEYAGLPRLAQALRWLAWPLAAVAERALAFKAVTVEQCLRLRKT, encoded by the coding sequence ATGGCGACTCCGCACGCGGCCCCCGCTTCGCCGCAGCCCGGGTGGCCCGAGCTGGCGGGGCGGCTGCGCTGCTCCCGGTGCCAGGCCGGCCCGCTCGAGGCGGCCGAGGGCGGCCTGCGCTGCCGTTCGTGCGGCGCCGAACACCCCATCGCCGAGGGCGTGCTCGTCATGGCGCCGCCCGCGGCAGGTCGCGCCGACGGCGTGGTGCAGCAGGAGCTCGAGGACTGGGAGCGGAACGCCGAGTTCTACCTGCGCGAGCCGCGTTCGCCGCTCTTCGGCCTGCTGCACGCGGCCAAACGGCGCACCTATGCGCTGGGCGGGGAGCCGCGCCTGCTCGTGCTCGACCTGGGCGGCGGCACGGGTTACTTCTCGCGCGAGCTGGTCGCCCAGGGCCACGCGGCCGTGACGCTCGACTTCTCGGCCCGCATGCTGCGGCTGGGCCGCGAGGCCTACGGCCTGCCGCTGGCGATGCAATGCGCCGTGCCGCCCCTGCCGTTCGCCGACGCCAGCCTCGACGCCGTGGTGGCCAACGGCGTGCTGCACCACTGCAAGGCGCAGGACGCCCTGGCAGCCACGGTGAGCGAGATCCATCGCGTGCTGAAGCCGCGCGGGCTGCTGCTCGTCTACGACCGCAACGGCGCCTTCCTGGGGCGGCACCTGCACCACTTCGTGCTCGGGGTCAAGCGTTCGCTGGAGAAGCGACGGCGTTTCGGCGCCTCGTCGTCGGGCGCGGAGCCCGATTTCAACGACGCCGACGTGCGGACGCTCACCGGCGCCGGCTTCGCCATCGAGCGGCGGCGCTACGTTTCCACGCTGTGGACCTTCAGCGCCATCGTGGCGACCAACTGCATCGAGTACGCCGGCCTACCGCGCCTGGCCCAGGCGCTCCGCTGGCTCGCCTGGCCGCTGGCCGCGGTGGCCGAGCGGGCGTTGGCGTTCAAGGCCGTCACCGTGGAGCAGTGCCTGCGGCTGCGCAAGACGTGA
- a CDS encoding radical SAM protein: MASPGDKTRLLLVWPAVAGAQLHGFLPLGLGYLAANLPDGCEARLSDGVLSRRPNAEVADEAERFQPHAVGLSVWHFNLPGAREAIAAIRQRFPSLPILAGGPTVSGLGTRLFETLDADYGFVGEGEWSLPQFLGLLRRGELTDAAKRAVPGLVFRDAAGAPAANPPRWEPLDALKPCDYEFIRLDAYLAAGYRYGLHRKARRIAPIHTTRGCPFPCEYCSARLISGTRVRTRPVESVVAEIRRLHERLGIDGFNLIDDNFTFHQDYAKALCRAILGMGLKGVSFCAPNGIKVEYLDRELLGLMKQAGWQALFIAPESGSERTLERMRKKVHLPTVREKLALIREAGLKVFGFFILGYPGETADDFRQTIAFACRNAFDWATFTCFQPLPGTPVCERLIAEGEIAAAPEGVDYYQVTYAPRGFTVREMRRWRLWALLRFYTSSPRRLAAALASYSPLRILRFLLKLR; encoded by the coding sequence ATGGCCTCGCCCGGCGACAAGACGAGGCTGCTGCTCGTGTGGCCCGCGGTGGCGGGGGCGCAGTTGCACGGCTTCCTGCCGCTGGGCCTCGGCTACCTGGCGGCCAACCTGCCCGACGGCTGCGAGGCGCGCCTGTCGGACGGCGTGCTGAGCCGCCGGCCCAATGCCGAGGTGGCGGATGAGGCCGAACGGTTCCAGCCCCACGCTGTCGGCCTCTCCGTGTGGCACTTCAACCTGCCCGGCGCGCGCGAGGCGATTGCGGCGATTCGCCAGCGATTCCCATCGTTGCCCATTCTCGCGGGCGGGCCCACCGTGTCGGGCCTGGGCACGCGGCTCTTCGAGACGCTGGACGCGGACTACGGCTTCGTGGGCGAGGGCGAGTGGTCGCTGCCGCAGTTCCTCGGCCTGCTGCGGCGCGGCGAACTCACCGACGCCGCGAAGCGCGCCGTGCCGGGCCTCGTCTTCCGCGACGCGGCCGGCGCGCCCGCCGCGAACCCGCCGCGCTGGGAGCCGCTCGACGCCCTGAAGCCGTGCGACTACGAGTTCATCCGCCTCGACGCCTACCTGGCCGCCGGCTACCGCTACGGCCTGCACCGCAAGGCTCGCCGCATCGCGCCCATCCACACCACGCGCGGCTGCCCGTTCCCCTGCGAATACTGCTCGGCCCGGCTCATCAGCGGCACCCGCGTGCGCACGCGGCCCGTCGAGTCGGTCGTCGCCGAGATTCGCCGCCTGCACGAACGGCTGGGCATTGACGGCTTCAACCTGATTGACGACAACTTCACGTTCCACCAGGACTACGCGAAGGCGCTGTGCCGCGCCATCCTGGGCATGGGGCTGAAGGGGGTGTCGTTCTGCGCGCCCAACGGCATCAAGGTGGAGTATCTGGATCGCGAGCTGCTCGGGCTGATGAAGCAGGCGGGGTGGCAGGCCCTCTTCATCGCGCCCGAGAGCGGCAGCGAGCGCACGCTCGAGCGGATGCGCAAGAAGGTGCACCTGCCTACGGTGCGCGAGAAGCTGGCCCTGATTCGCGAGGCCGGCCTCAAGGTCTTCGGCTTCTTCATCCTCGGCTATCCGGGCGAGACGGCGGACGACTTCCGCCAGACCATCGCCTTCGCGTGCCGCAACGCGTTCGACTGGGCCACGTTCACCTGCTTCCAGCCGCTGCCGGGCACGCCCGTGTGCGAGCGGCTGATCGCGGAGGGCGAGATCGCGGCGGCGCCCGAGGGCGTGGACTACTACCAGGTGACCTACGCGCCGCGGGGCTTCACGGTGCGCGAGATGCGGCGGTGGCGCCTGTGGGCGCTGCTGCGGTTCTACACCAGCTCGCCCCGGCGGCTCGCCGCCGCGCTCGCGAGCTATTCGCCGCTGCGAATCCTGCGGTTCCTCCTCAAACTGCGGTGA
- a CDS encoding glycosyltransferase: MWVLILLFGLSCLVMGWTCFGYYLYLRCLGLVRPRPRPPLDCDRLPFVSVIVPCYNEKDQILAKYVNLREQDYPKALLEIVFADGGSTDGTLAMLEPHVQSDPTVRLVRCPEKGKIHQLNYVLPQLKGEIVVNADVDGQMELDAISALAREFCRDPQVAVVGAYVYPAKPLEVDRCYWLGQNRGRLLESDVHAASIVIAVCYAFRRSLIAQFPPDVVADDIYVAFEANTRGLRTVYCRDAVVSEVRGPSTHEEFFAHKFRKSNAFLREALRFLYRMPDMPKGWKMIYTTKVAQLLLLPWAGFWFLLLGVSLLTLGRYDVVLIGFGFLAVLLAATSATFRRIPTPDEGPTDFFTLLTAYVYSNFLLLATGLSYPFYRQTSSYAKVGEGGPGAASGPAPNRGA, encoded by the coding sequence GTGTGGGTGCTCATTCTGCTCTTCGGCCTGAGCTGTCTTGTGATGGGGTGGACCTGTTTCGGCTACTACCTCTATCTGCGGTGCCTGGGGCTCGTGCGCCCGAGGCCGCGGCCACCGCTCGACTGCGATCGGCTGCCCTTCGTCTCCGTGATCGTGCCCTGCTACAACGAGAAGGACCAGATCCTCGCAAAGTACGTCAACCTGCGCGAGCAGGACTACCCGAAGGCTCTGCTCGAGATCGTCTTCGCCGACGGCGGCTCGACCGACGGCACTCTGGCGATGCTCGAGCCGCACGTGCAAAGCGACCCGACGGTGCGCCTGGTGCGCTGCCCCGAGAAGGGCAAGATCCACCAGCTCAACTACGTGCTGCCCCAGCTCAAGGGCGAGATCGTGGTGAACGCGGACGTGGACGGGCAGATGGAACTGGACGCGATTTCGGCCCTGGCGCGCGAGTTCTGCCGCGACCCGCAGGTGGCCGTGGTGGGGGCCTACGTGTACCCCGCGAAGCCGCTGGAGGTGGACCGCTGCTACTGGCTGGGCCAGAACCGCGGGCGCCTGCTGGAGAGCGACGTGCACGCGGCCAGCATCGTGATCGCCGTGTGCTACGCCTTCCGCCGCTCGCTGATCGCCCAGTTCCCGCCCGACGTGGTGGCCGACGACATCTACGTGGCCTTCGAGGCCAACACCCGCGGGCTGCGCACGGTCTACTGCCGCGACGCCGTGGTGAGCGAGGTGCGCGGGCCGAGCACGCACGAGGAGTTCTTCGCCCACAAGTTCCGCAAGTCGAACGCCTTCCTGCGCGAGGCCTTGCGCTTCCTCTACCGCATGCCGGACATGCCCAAGGGCTGGAAGATGATCTACACCACCAAGGTCGCCCAGCTCCTCCTGCTGCCCTGGGCGGGCTTCTGGTTTCTGCTGCTGGGCGTATCGCTGCTCACGCTGGGGCGCTACGACGTGGTGCTCATCGGCTTCGGCTTCCTGGCCGTGCTCCTGGCCGCCACCAGCGCCACCTTCCGCCGCATCCCCACGCCCGATGAGGGACCCACGGATTTCTTCACGCTGCTCACGGCGTACGTCTACAGCAACTTCCTGCTCCTGGCCACGGGCCTGTCGTATCCGTTCTACCGGCAGACGAGCAGCTACGCAAAGGTGGGGGAGGGCGGACCTGGCGCCGCGTCGGGGCCTGCGCCGAATCGGGGGGCGTGA